A section of the Lutra lutra chromosome 3, mLutLut1.2, whole genome shotgun sequence genome encodes:
- the PTMA gene encoding prothymosin alpha isoform X2, producing MSDAAVDTSSEITTKDLKEKKEVVEEAENGRDAPANGNANEENGEQEADNEVDEEEEEGGEEEEEEEEGDGEEEDGDEDEEAEAATGKRAAEDDEDDDVDTKKQKTDEDD from the exons ATGTCAGACGCGGCTGTGGACACCAGCTCCGAGATCACCACCAAG GActtaaaggagaagaaggaagttgTGGAGGAGGCAGAGAATGGAAGAGACGCACCTGCTAATGGGAATGCT AATGAGGAAAatggggagcaggaggctgacaATGAGGtagatgaagaagaggaagaaggtggggaggaggaggaggaagaagaggaaggtgaTG GTGAAGAAGAGGATGGAGAtgaagatgaggaagctgaggcagctACGGGCAAACGGGCAGCTGAAGATGATGAG GATGATGATGTCGACACCAAGAAGCAGAAGACTGATGAGGATGACTAg
- the PTMA gene encoding prothymosin alpha isoform X1 — translation MSDAAVDTSSEITTKDLKEKKEVVEEAENGRDAPANGNAENEENGEQEADNEVDEEEEEGGEEEEEEEEGDGEEEDGDEDEEAEAATGKRAAEDDEDDDVDTKKQKTDEDD, via the exons ATGTCAGACGCGGCTGTGGACACCAGCTCCGAGATCACCACCAAG GActtaaaggagaagaaggaagttgTGGAGGAGGCAGAGAATGGAAGAGACGCACCTGCTAATGGGAATGCT GAGAATGAGGAAAatggggagcaggaggctgacaATGAGGtagatgaagaagaggaagaaggtggggaggaggaggaggaagaagaggaaggtgaTG GTGAAGAAGAGGATGGAGAtgaagatgaggaagctgaggcagctACGGGCAAACGGGCAGCTGAAGATGATGAG GATGATGATGTCGACACCAAGAAGCAGAAGACTGATGAGGATGACTAg